In the genome of Candidatus Saccharibacteria bacterium oral taxon 488, one region contains:
- the der gene encoding ribosome biogenesis GTPase Der: MSHKLPTVAIIGQANVGKSSLFNRLTRARTAIVAREAGTTRDNVVGKVSYKRRASSPDEASQAEFWLIDTAGLKPAEDEFEATIQDQIADASAAADVILVMVDSTVYPSDADRQLAKKALKSGKPVLLIANKADLKGSLPTDEFKRLGIKTIIKTSAEHNIGISELLDNIAKLIPPATDATPDDIIRVALIGRPNVGKSNLFNTLAGKQQAIVANVAGTTRDVNRVQVRYHGQTIELLDTAGIRRQGKQETGIEKFSVLRTMQAINEADICFLLMDVNELNVGLDQRLAGIIDEAGKGLVLVVSKWDSVEGKDAYTRDELAPQISYHFKFTPYAPLIFTSSVTGQNVAKLFDLALDIHTRRRQECKTRVLNDLLQKAVAAHPPAGLKNSHPKLRYIVQTDTAPPWFVIYGSNLKFVHWSYKRYLERTLREAFNFAGTPIKLSFRDEKQLKANRERIARGLEPVTKAYKQAKNAEKDI; this comes from the coding sequence ATGTCTCATAAATTACCTACCGTCGCCATCATCGGCCAAGCTAACGTTGGCAAAAGTTCATTGTTCAACCGCTTGACGCGCGCCCGCACCGCCATCGTCGCCCGCGAAGCCGGCACCACCCGCGATAATGTTGTTGGCAAAGTATCATACAAACGCCGCGCCTCATCTCCTGACGAGGCAAGCCAGGCTGAATTCTGGCTCATCGACACCGCCGGACTCAAGCCCGCCGAAGACGAATTCGAAGCCACCATCCAAGACCAAATCGCCGACGCCTCCGCCGCGGCCGACGTCATTCTCGTCATGGTCGATTCCACCGTCTACCCATCAGACGCCGACCGCCAACTCGCCAAAAAAGCCTTAAAGAGTGGTAAACCCGTCCTTCTCATCGCCAATAAAGCCGACCTCAAAGGCTCACTTCCCACCGACGAATTCAAACGCCTCGGCATCAAAACCATCATCAAAACCTCCGCCGAGCACAACATCGGTATCTCCGAGCTGCTCGACAATATCGCCAAACTTATCCCGCCAGCTACCGACGCCACGCCTGATGACATCATCCGCGTCGCCTTGATTGGCCGGCCAAATGTCGGCAAAAGCAACCTGTTTAACACCCTAGCGGGCAAGCAGCAGGCCATCGTCGCCAACGTTGCCGGCACCACCCGCGACGTCAACCGCGTCCAAGTCCGCTACCACGGCCAGACCATCGAGCTACTCGACACCGCCGGCATCCGCCGCCAAGGCAAGCAAGAGACCGGCATCGAAAAGTTCTCGGTTCTGCGCACCATGCAGGCCATCAACGAAGCCGACATCTGCTTCCTGCTGATGGACGTCAATGAATTAAACGTTGGGTTAGACCAGCGCCTGGCAGGCATCATCGACGAAGCAGGCAAGGGGCTCGTGCTGGTGGTCAGCAAATGGGACTCCGTCGAAGGCAAAGACGCCTACACCCGCGACGAGCTGGCACCGCAAATTAGTTATCATTTCAAATTCACGCCCTACGCGCCGCTAATCTTCACCTCATCAGTTACCGGTCAAAACGTCGCCAAATTGTTCGACCTAGCCCTCGATATCCACACCCGCCGCCGCCAAGAGTGCAAAACCCGCGTCCTCAACGACCTCTTGCAAAAAGCCGTCGCCGCTCATCCGCCAGCCGGCCTAAAGAACTCGCATCCAAAACTCCGCTACATCGTCCAGACCGACACGGCCCCACCGTGGTTCGTCATCTACGGCAGCAACCTGAAATTCGTCCACTGGAGCTACAAACGCTACCTTGAGCGCACCCTGCGCGAAGCTTTCAACTTCGCTGGCACGCCCATCAAACTATCTTTCCGCGACGAAAAACAACTCAAAGCCAACCGCGAACGCATCGCCCGTGGCCTAGAACCGGTCACCAAAGCCTACAAACAGGCTAAAAACGCCGAAAAAGACATATAA
- a CDS encoding ATP-binding cassette domain-containing protein, with amino-acid sequence MAREILTIEHLSKTYGSGDSATRALKDVSFSIRHGDFLMITGRNGSGKSTFMHQVAMLDRPDSGTIWFDSRGDETPAIEITQLPEKQRIELRLRQVGYIFQEYALIRELTALENVMLPRLMWCSAKIARQKALHELDRVGLKDRARHLPSQLSGGEQQRVAIARALVNEPHIIFADEPTANLDTVASKNVMETLKEINASGITLVMISHEADELAYAKRQIVFENGKLKGERRPAAGRLL; translated from the coding sequence ATGGCCCGCGAAATTCTTACCATTGAGCACCTTAGCAAGACGTACGGCTCGGGTGATAGCGCCACGCGTGCGCTCAAGGACGTCAGTTTTTCGATTCGTCACGGCGATTTTCTGATGATCACAGGGCGCAACGGTTCGGGCAAATCAACCTTTATGCATCAGGTGGCGATGTTGGATCGCCCTGATAGCGGCACGATTTGGTTTGATAGTAGGGGCGACGAGACACCAGCGATAGAGATCACTCAGCTGCCAGAAAAACAGCGAATTGAACTGCGCCTGCGCCAAGTTGGCTATATTTTTCAAGAGTACGCCCTGATCCGCGAGCTCACCGCCCTAGAAAACGTCATGTTGCCGCGGCTAATGTGGTGCTCGGCGAAGATTGCCCGACAAAAAGCCTTGCACGAGCTGGATCGTGTTGGTCTGAAGGACAGAGCGCGCCACCTGCCATCGCAATTATCTGGCGGCGAACAGCAGCGCGTGGCAATTGCCCGAGCGCTGGTCAATGAGCCGCACATTATCTTTGCCGACGAGCCGACGGCTAACCTAGATACGGTTGCTTCAAAAAATGTCATGGAAACGTTGAAAGAAATTAACGCCAGCGGCATAACCTTGGTGATGATCTCGCATGAAGCTGATGAATTAGCTTACGCCAAACGGCAAATCGTGTTTGAAAACGGCAAACTAAAAGGCGAGCGTCGGCCTGCAGCCGGGAGGCTACTATGA
- a CDS encoding pseudouridine synthase, producing the protein MTTPTQASNSTDSSAQRLNKFVALALGVSRRQADELIEQGKITVNDQPAKLGQRITTTDIIRHGNKPLTAQAHQLILLHKPVGYLCSRASQGGVPTIYELLPTNLHHLKPVGRLDKDSSGLILLTNDGDFAHQMTHPSFYKMKRYLVTLDQPLQPLHRQMINDFGVQLPDGPSRLTLERQHDGDDRRWIVQMSEGRNRQIRRTFAALGYTVTKLHRTDFGNYSLGSIKRGEFSEGPLTH; encoded by the coding sequence ATGACGACACCAACGCAAGCATCTAATTCTACCGATTCATCCGCCCAGCGCCTCAACAAATTCGTGGCGCTGGCGCTTGGTGTGTCGCGCCGCCAGGCTGACGAGCTGATCGAGCAGGGCAAGATCACAGTGAATGACCAGCCCGCCAAGCTGGGTCAACGCATCACCACGACCGACATTATTCGCCACGGCAACAAACCACTCACCGCCCAAGCCCACCAGCTCATCCTTCTCCACAAACCCGTCGGTTATCTCTGTTCGCGCGCCTCTCAGGGCGGTGTACCGACCATTTACGAATTATTACCAACCAACCTCCACCACCTAAAGCCCGTCGGCCGCCTCGACAAAGACAGCTCCGGACTGATTCTCCTCACTAACGACGGCGACTTCGCCCACCAGATGACACATCCGTCGTTTTATAAAATGAAGCGCTATCTGGTGACGCTTGACCAGCCACTTCAGCCACTTCACCGACAAATGATCAATGACTTTGGTGTGCAGCTACCTGACGGTCCCAGCCGCTTGACACTTGAGCGCCAGCACGACGGCGACGACCGCCGCTGGATCGTCCAGATGAGCGAAGGCCGCAACCGCCAAATCCGCCGCACCTTTGCCGCTCTCGGCTACACTGTCACCAAACTCCACCGGACAGATTTTGGTAATTACAGCCTCGGCAGTATCAAGCGCGGGGAATTTAGTGAAGGGCCACTGACTCACTAG
- a CDS encoding FtsX-like permease family protein has translation MSQSHKTQETQTPRQPKNNLWREFLLGWRLMRQYIVHGRKWTLGLTTLLVAVAFINLAFISSLLAGVTSAIESQIKNLMVGEAYIDVKKPGEYITNVDDKLAEIKRIDGVTAADKILAVPAVLGYNDDKQVQARINVVNPRDFRQTLEVANRVSDGTFLASDDEIVLGSRLLERGSLEGVKVGDRVTININGKKVNVKVGGITSTKFYNADIQAYISRGLWRKLTSGIPSHLTAGENDASMIVVRTSRDKEASVQRALTDLNYPGLRVHDWRDGATVMDTITGSFQSLNAIMLIVGIIIAAVTIFIVIYVDIINKRRQIGIQRAIGVKPRVIVFSYVLLALFYAVCGIAVGLAIFLGGLVPYVVAHPFSLPIADVTLDISWWELLFRAEVVLVVAIISGAIPAIMASRMKMLEAILGKG, from the coding sequence ATGAGCCAGTCTCACAAAACGCAGGAAACGCAAACGCCGCGCCAGCCCAAGAACAATCTGTGGCGCGAGTTCTTGCTGGGCTGGCGATTGATGCGGCAGTACATCGTGCACGGCCGCAAGTGGACGCTGGGCCTGACGACGCTGCTGGTGGCGGTGGCATTTATCAATCTGGCGTTCATATCGTCGCTGCTAGCTGGCGTCACCTCGGCGATTGAATCGCAGATCAAGAATCTGATGGTCGGCGAGGCCTATATTGATGTCAAAAAGCCCGGTGAGTACATCACCAATGTCGATGATAAGTTGGCCGAGATCAAACGCATCGACGGCGTGACGGCGGCTGACAAAATCCTGGCTGTGCCGGCGGTATTAGGATATAACGATGACAAGCAAGTACAGGCTCGGATCAATGTCGTTAATCCGCGAGACTTTCGCCAAACCCTGGAGGTCGCTAACCGCGTGTCGGATGGAACGTTTTTGGCGAGCGATGACGAAATCGTGCTGGGTAGCCGGCTGCTCGAGAGAGGTTCGCTTGAGGGGGTTAAAGTTGGCGATCGGGTAACGATAAATATTAACGGTAAAAAGGTCAACGTTAAGGTCGGCGGTATTACCTCGACGAAGTTCTATAATGCAGATATTCAAGCGTACATCTCGCGCGGTTTATGGCGCAAGCTCACCAGCGGTATACCGAGCCATTTGACGGCTGGCGAGAACGATGCCAGCATGATCGTCGTGCGCACCAGCCGCGACAAGGAAGCGTCGGTGCAACGAGCGCTTACTGACCTGAACTATCCGGGCCTGCGCGTTCACGATTGGCGTGACGGAGCGACGGTTATGGATACGATTACCGGTAGCTTTCAGTCGCTCAACGCCATTATGCTGATAGTCGGCATTATCATTGCGGCGGTGACGATCTTCATCGTGATTTATGTTGACATCATCAACAAGCGGCGGCAAATCGGCATTCAGCGGGCAATTGGCGTCAAGCCGCGAGTGATCGTCTTTAGCTATGTCCTACTAGCGCTATTTTATGCGGTGTGCGGTATAGCGGTCGGCTTGGCAATTTTCCTCGGCGGGCTGGTGCCATATGTGGTGGCACATCCGTTTAGTCTGCCAATTGCTGACGTGACACTCGACATCTCGTGGTGGGAATTGCTATTCCGTGCCGAGGTTGTGCTAGTGGTCGCCATCATCAGCGGCGCCATCCCTGCCATCATGGCCTCGCGAATGAAAATGCTCGAGGCGATTTTAGGGAAGGGCTAA
- a CDS encoding GNAT family N-acetyltransferase, whose amino-acid sequence MTIRPFHPEDRAAIDKLAIKLHAHFAQVDDAAESLSFANLRDAHGYMQRMIDDSEDMDGAMYVAEENGQVVGFIQGVIIDHQPGQDAVFDAVHAPRKDGWIGLLYVEPEQRGSGIGRALLDEMKHYFQSKNCDTLRLKVLSGNQRAIAFYEKYGLTAREVEMITKLR is encoded by the coding sequence ATGACAATCCGCCCCTTCCACCCCGAAGACCGCGCCGCAATCGACAAGCTAGCGATTAAACTACACGCGCATTTTGCGCAGGTTGACGACGCGGCGGAGTCGCTGTCGTTCGCTAACCTGCGAGACGCGCACGGCTATATGCAGCGGATGATTGACGATAGTGAGGATATGGACGGCGCGATGTATGTTGCCGAGGAGAACGGCCAGGTGGTCGGCTTTATTCAGGGCGTGATTATCGATCATCAACCTGGTCAGGACGCCGTGTTCGATGCGGTGCATGCACCGCGAAAAGATGGCTGGATCGGACTGCTCTATGTCGAGCCAGAGCAGCGCGGCAGCGGTATCGGGCGAGCCTTGCTGGATGAAATGAAGCATTATTTCCAGAGTAAAAATTGCGATACCTTACGGTTAAAAGTGCTGAGCGGTAACCAGCGCGCCATAGCGTTCTATGAAAAATATGGCCTTACGGCCCGCGAAGTAGAAATGATAACAAAACTACGGTAG
- a CDS encoding helix-turn-helix domain-containing protein has product MAVPRVRRLFGKRVRELRKKSGFSQEQLADKAGLHRTYIGAIERGEQNISVDNIDRIAKALKVSIPTLFT; this is encoded by the coding sequence ATGGCGGTCCCTAGGGTCAGACGATTATTCGGAAAACGTGTTCGTGAGCTTCGCAAGAAGAGCGGTTTTTCGCAGGAACAACTAGCAGATAAAGCCGGGCTTCATCGAACGTATATAGGAGCAATAGAACGTGGCGAACAAAATATTTCAGTCGATAATATTGACAGGATAGCCAAAGCGCTAAAAGTCTCCATTCCCACCTTATTTACATAA
- a CDS encoding PAS domain-containing protein has protein sequence MKWAGDVSQVGELSRFWLRRLCEAALFVGLVIVLLYSWARFIPTGYRLPIGEAITDLAAAISALVSLAALILCLWLPRRAITAASIAVYGLIILAVGSLVATSGFLASPFAAAWLSAAVFAGFFGWPVVLGISLLVVTAITTAAFTQHASLIATIGALFFGLAPLALGFIIWRHQPRVSKLGDISELRTKLSTAEGTSDIVINTIDDGVLAISREGNIELINPSAQRIIGWNQGDALGLKWQSVIQLVTADGKDVTVTENPVMQSLINNRPAHSDKLLLRTASDKQILVSIVASPVGKDNEGIIVVFRDITKEKAEERQQAEFISTASHEMRTPVASIEGYLGLALNPATAHIDDKARDFITKAHASAQHLGRLFQDLLDISRAEDGRLKNEPQIINITTFVGEIFEGLAPRAAEKGLVCTFRPDTAATIQPAYYANVDADHLREVVSNLIENAIKYTPDGEVVVDITGDDKTITISVQDSGIGIPAEDVPHLFQKFYRVDNSDTREIGGTGLGLYLSRRLTEAMSGRLFVISEYRKGSTFFLEIPRTRTDEAMRQLPAAPVPVIPPLATEPPVAVAVQPTVPINATQPDAANTVLTKPAAPAVPPPNFSPLPLMPAPPTEPIIPAPAIPAPPEPTATPTLSTPLATPEPAAAQQKP, from the coding sequence ATGAAGTGGGCGGGGGATGTTTCGCAAGTCGGTGAATTGTCGCGATTTTGGCTACGGCGCCTATGCGAGGCGGCCTTGTTCGTCGGACTGGTCATCGTCCTCCTCTACTCCTGGGCGCGTTTTATCCCGACCGGCTACCGGCTACCCATCGGCGAAGCCATCACCGACCTCGCCGCCGCCATCAGCGCCCTCGTCAGCCTCGCCGCCCTCATCCTCTGTCTGTGGCTACCGCGCCGAGCCATCACCGCCGCATCCATCGCCGTCTACGGCCTAATCATCCTCGCTGTCGGCTCACTCGTTGCCACCAGCGGCTTTCTGGCCTCGCCATTCGCCGCTGCCTGGCTCAGCGCTGCGGTATTCGCTGGTTTCTTTGGCTGGCCCGTCGTCCTCGGCATCAGCCTCCTCGTCGTCACCGCCATCACCACTGCCGCGTTCACCCAGCACGCCAGCCTCATCGCCACGATTGGCGCCCTATTTTTTGGCCTGGCGCCACTAGCTCTTGGCTTTATCATCTGGCGCCATCAGCCGCGCGTCAGCAAACTCGGCGACATCTCTGAACTCCGCACCAAGCTATCCACCGCCGAGGGCACCTCTGATATTGTCATCAATACTATCGACGACGGCGTGCTGGCCATCTCGCGCGAGGGCAATATCGAGCTAATCAACCCCTCGGCTCAGCGGATCATCGGCTGGAACCAAGGTGACGCCCTCGGCCTCAAATGGCAAAGCGTCATCCAACTCGTCACCGCCGACGGCAAAGACGTCACCGTCACCGAAAACCCGGTCATGCAATCATTGATCAATAATCGGCCGGCACACTCCGACAAATTACTCCTTCGCACCGCCTCTGACAAGCAAATCCTCGTCTCCATCGTCGCCTCACCGGTCGGTAAAGACAACGAAGGCATCATCGTCGTCTTTCGCGACATCACCAAAGAAAAAGCCGAGGAGCGCCAGCAAGCCGAATTCATTTCTACCGCCAGCCACGAAATGCGCACTCCCGTCGCCTCCATTGAAGGCTATCTCGGCCTAGCGCTCAACCCAGCCACCGCCCACATCGACGACAAGGCGCGCGATTTCATCACCAAGGCCCACGCCTCGGCCCAGCACCTCGGTCGACTGTTCCAGGATCTGCTCGACATCAGCCGCGCCGAAGACGGCCGCCTCAAGAATGAGCCGCAGATTATCAATATCACCACTTTTGTTGGCGAGATTTTTGAGGGCCTGGCGCCACGCGCCGCCGAAAAGGGCCTCGTCTGCACCTTCCGCCCGGACACCGCTGCCACCATCCAGCCAGCCTACTACGCCAACGTCGACGCCGATCACCTCCGCGAAGTTGTTTCTAACTTGATCGAAAACGCCATCAAGTACACGCCCGATGGGGAAGTGGTCGTAGACATCACCGGCGATGACAAAACGATCACCATCAGCGTCCAAGACAGTGGCATCGGCATCCCCGCCGAAGATGTGCCACACCTCTTTCAAAAGTTCTACCGCGTCGACAATTCCGACACTCGCGAGATCGGTGGCACCGGCCTCGGCCTGTATCTCAGCCGCCGCTTGACCGAGGCAATGTCCGGCCGCCTATTCGTCATCAGCGAATACCGCAAGGGCAGTACCTTCTTTCTCGAGATTCCTCGCACCCGAACCGACGAGGCCATGCGCCAATTACCAGCTGCACCCGTACCCGTTATTCCACCGCTTGCGACCGAGCCACCAGTCGCCGTCGCCGTCCAGCCAACCGTCCCGATCAACGCCACGCAGCCGGACGCTGCTAACACCGTCCTAACCAAGCCTGCCGCGCCAGCCGTACCGCCGCCCAACTTCAGCCCGCTGCCGCTAATGCCCGCACCACCAACTGAACCAATCATCCCCGCGCCCGCCATACCCGCACCGCCTGAACCAACCGCTACGCCCACGCTATCAACACCACTCGCTACCCCAGAGCCAGCTGCTGCCCAACAAAAACCATAA
- a CDS encoding response regulator: protein MTKILLVEDDKSLREIYGVRLLAEGYDIVSAGDGEEALAMAIKERPALIVSDVMMPKISGFDMLDILRSTTETRDVKVIMMTALSSEDQRQRGEALGADRYLVKSQVGIEDVVRTVHEVLGDAPEPTPVAPEPAAEPVAADAPLAAPATQQDAPAVTLPSPAEIAAATHVVTPAPTAPITPTAHDDSAIAPTQANPDNSTPPATDPAPFVLPSAPLAPTAPSASTEQTAAPAASEPAPTPAPEVEQTPVSEPAPTPSSEAAPTTSADALPQPTAPASSPSPQPTGLGGERVIQPLSQEPQPDMSKMMEQELSDQLESMQTSPQPTPDSDNFTLPTPDAMAEPHGNLTLDALEPLPTPADDQPLDTGTAINAELANAASSQPQDDDTPFVLPTPAPMPTDPAPASESEQTSTPEKEPSPAAQPATPQPPTNAFPPQPPAAS, encoded by the coding sequence ATGACAAAGATTTTACTAGTAGAAGACGACAAAAGCCTGCGCGAGATTTACGGCGTCAGGTTACTAGCTGAGGGCTACGACATCGTTTCGGCGGGCGACGGTGAAGAGGCCTTGGCTATGGCTATCAAAGAACGCCCGGCCTTGATCGTCAGTGACGTGATGATGCCCAAGATCTCTGGCTTTGACATGCTGGATATCTTGCGCTCGACCACCGAGACACGCGACGTCAAAGTCATCATGATGACCGCATTGTCATCCGAAGACCAACGGCAACGCGGTGAAGCCCTCGGCGCTGATCGCTACCTCGTCAAGTCACAAGTCGGCATCGAAGACGTGGTGCGCACCGTCCACGAAGTACTCGGCGACGCGCCAGAACCGACTCCCGTCGCGCCCGAGCCGGCCGCAGAGCCTGTAGCAGCTGACGCGCCGTTGGCGGCACCGGCCACCCAGCAAGACGCTCCGGCAGTCACCTTGCCATCACCGGCAGAGATAGCAGCCGCAACCCACGTTGTCACTCCGGCACCGACCGCACCAATAACTCCGACGGCCCACGATGATTCAGCCATCGCACCTACTCAAGCTAACCCAGACAATTCAACCCCGCCAGCAACCGACCCAGCACCGTTCGTCCTGCCGAGCGCCCCATTGGCACCGACGGCTCCGTCCGCATCGACTGAGCAAACCGCCGCGCCGGCCGCCAGCGAACCAGCGCCAACTCCAGCCCCCGAGGTAGAGCAAACTCCGGTCTCTGAGCCAGCGCCGACCCCATCCTCTGAAGCAGCACCGACCACCTCGGCCGACGCCTTGCCACAGCCAACAGCGCCGGCCTCATCACCATCGCCGCAGCCGACCGGCCTCGGTGGCGAGCGGGTGATCCAACCGCTGAGCCAAGAGCCACAGCCAGACATGTCCAAGATGATGGAGCAGGAGCTCAGCGACCAACTCGAGTCTATGCAAACCTCGCCGCAGCCAACGCCAGATTCAGACAATTTCACGCTGCCGACGCCTGATGCTATGGCCGAGCCGCACGGCAACCTGACACTGGACGCACTCGAGCCGCTACCGACGCCAGCCGATGACCAGCCGCTCGATACTGGTACCGCGATCAATGCCGAGCTGGCCAACGCGGCATCATCACAACCACAGGACGATGACACACCGTTCGTCCTGCCCACCCCGGCACCGATGCCGACCGACCCAGCTCCAGCGTCCGAGTCAGAGCAGACCTCAACCCCTGAAAAAGAGCCATCGCCCGCAGCACAGCCAGCAACACCCCAGCCACCGACCAACGCCTTTCCGCCGCAGCCACCAGCAGCCTCCTAG
- a CDS encoding response regulator, translating into MAIKTILCVEDDRFIGEMYVRSLQKAGYDVTWVVDGNDGLVMARSQPFDLIILDLMLPEQRGDQILDALRSDDTDLIPNSKILIMTNFEQDDAAKSAIINRVDGYLIKADITPRKLIDVVNKMG; encoded by the coding sequence ATGGCGATCAAAACAATCTTGTGCGTTGAGGACGACCGCTTTATCGGCGAGATGTATGTGCGCAGCCTGCAAAAAGCCGGCTACGACGTGACCTGGGTGGTCGATGGTAATGACGGGCTAGTCATGGCCCGGAGTCAGCCGTTTGACTTGATTATCCTTGACTTGATGCTGCCCGAACAGCGCGGCGACCAAATTTTGGACGCTCTGCGCTCTGATGATACCGACCTGATTCCCAACAGTAAAATCCTCATCATGACTAACTTTGAGCAAGACGACGCCGCAAAGTCCGCCATCATAAACCGCGTCGACGGCTATCTCATCAAGGCCGACATCACACCCCGCAAGCTGATCGACGTCGTCAACAAGATGGGCTAG
- a CDS encoding DUF3048 domain-containing protein, producing MHIKNPRPATAAQKPTVTSAKLEPASPNAPAKKRSFAQWCKKHLWAIVLITASLVIAGIFIVAINSVQHDGGLPFFAAKKKPTKFYSPLTGLEVADEAATKQPVTAVMIENSPDARPQSGLSRAGIVYEAVAEGGITRFLAVYQGAKPALIGPVRSLRLYYLSWGAQYQASIAHVGGSPNALDTVRSDSYRDIDQFFNGGSYWRASDRRAPHNVYTSGEKLDALNAAKGFKESSFTGFKRGDGKPAEAPNATTIQLNFSSGTYNTAYAYDKATNTYKRSLAGAPHADREGGQIAPRVVIALEAPLERRVGPDGYEDTVTIGSGKATVFQNGTATAATWKKDSLTAPLKLLDENGKDFTLNRGQTWIGVFTPGRGSVTWR from the coding sequence ATGCACATCAAGAATCCTCGCCCAGCCACCGCGGCCCAAAAACCGACGGTAACATCAGCTAAACTTGAGCCGGCATCACCAAACGCCCCGGCCAAAAAACGCTCGTTTGCCCAGTGGTGCAAAAAGCACTTATGGGCGATTGTCCTCATCACCGCTTCGCTGGTTATCGCTGGTATTTTCATCGTCGCTATCAATTCTGTCCAGCACGACGGTGGTCTGCCGTTTTTCGCCGCTAAGAAAAAGCCAACCAAATTCTACTCACCACTCACTGGCCTCGAGGTTGCTGATGAAGCAGCCACCAAGCAGCCCGTCACCGCCGTCATGATCGAAAACAGCCCTGATGCCCGGCCACAGTCCGGCTTATCAAGAGCTGGCATCGTCTACGAGGCGGTTGCCGAGGGCGGCATCACCCGCTTCCTCGCCGTTTATCAAGGCGCCAAGCCAGCCCTCATCGGCCCAGTTCGTAGCCTCCGCCTTTACTATCTCAGCTGGGGCGCGCAGTACCAAGCCTCTATCGCCCACGTCGGCGGCAGCCCGAACGCTCTCGACACCGTCCGCAGCGACAGCTACCGCGACATCGACCAGTTCTTTAACGGCGGCAGTTACTGGCGGGCCAGCGACCGCCGTGCCCCACACAATGTCTACACATCCGGTGAGAAACTTGATGCCCTCAACGCCGCCAAAGGCTTCAAAGAGTCATCATTTACCGGCTTCAAGCGTGGCGATGGCAAACCGGCCGAAGCGCCAAATGCCACCACCATCCAGCTCAATTTTAGCAGCGGCACCTACAACACCGCTTACGCCTATGACAAAGCGACCAACACCTACAAACGCTCGCTAGCTGGCGCACCGCACGCCGACCGGGAAGGCGGCCAGATCGCCCCACGCGTCGTCATCGCCCTCGAAGCACCGCTCGAGCGACGCGTCGGGCCAGATGGCTACGAGGACACCGTCACCATTGGCTCGGGCAAGGCGACCGTCTTCCAAAACGGTACCGCTACGGCTGCCACCTGGAAGAAAGACAGCCTCACCGCACCGCTCAAACTGCTTGACGAAAATGGTAAAGACTTTACCCTGAATCGCGGCCAAACATGGATCGGCGTGTTTACGCCCGGGCGGGGATCCGTCACGTGGCGATGA